Proteins from one Nilaparvata lugens isolate BPH chromosome 10, ASM1435652v1, whole genome shotgun sequence genomic window:
- the LOC120353433 gene encoding uncharacterized protein LOC120353433 isoform X2 yields MESDFSEEEDVYDSDGWKPHDEQNSSSAGVHELATSRGFMYGWDETVASRGSQEVGSCLVEHLKAQAATANHIVMYSDACTGQNRNLKLPLYLLKLIGGRSISASIIDHKFMVSGHSYLPNDRDFASVENFARGKFMYEPQCWYNVILKCRKNNTFHFKRMQCEDFESVSKLEASITRRKKNLANGQVNWLKIQWIRLLKDRPFTILYKESLNEEIPFSELNIKPAKPGRNTSLHNVDQLLLHPNGREVTKAKKMDMLSLLAYIPPIHHSFYQNLQCQDEREEQEDLGPLEVVEAEEIADA; encoded by the exons ATGGAATCAGATTttagtgaagaagaagatgtttaTGACAGTGATGGATGGAAACCTCATGATGAACAAAATAGCAGTTCTGCTG GAGTCCATGAGCTAGCAACAAGCAGAGGTTTCATGTATGGATGGGATGAGACAGTTGCATCAAGAGGATCCCAAGAAGTTGGTTCATGCTTAGTAGAACATTTAAAAGCACAAGCAGCAACTGCCAACCACATTGTAATGTACAGTGATGCATGTACAGGGCAAAATAGGAATTTAAAGTTACCTCTGTACCTGTTGAAGCTGATAGGAGGTAGGTCAATTTCTGCAAGCATAATTGACCACAAATTTATGGTGAGTGGGCATTCCTATCTCCCAAATGATCGTGATTTTGCAtcagttgaaaattttgcaAGAGGGAAATTTATGTATGAACCACAGTGTTGGTACAATGTAATTTTGAAATGCCGgaaaaataatacattccaTTTTAAACGGATGCAATGTGAAGATTTCGAATCTGTGTCAAAGCTGGAAGCAAGTATCACTCGCCGGAAAAAAAATTTGGCCAATGGCCAGGTCAACTGGTTGAAAATCCAATGGATTCGCTTGTTGAAAGATCGTCCATTCACCATCCTGTACAAGGAATCCTTGAATGAGGAAATTCCATTTTCTGAGTTGAACATCAAGCCTGCTAAGCCTGGAAGAAATACATCTCTCCATAATGTGGATCAACTTCTCCTTCACCCAAATGGGCGAGAGGTAACCAAAGCAAAGAAAATGGACATGCTTAGCCTACTGGCATACATTCCTCCAATCCACCATTCTTTCTACCAGAACCTCCAGTGCCAGGATGAAAGAGAGGAACAGGAAGACTTGGGACCTTTGGAAGTAGTAGAGGCTGAAGAAATTGCAGATGCTTAA
- the LOC120353433 gene encoding uncharacterized protein LOC120353433 isoform X1: protein MESDFSEEEDVYDSDGWKPHDEQNSSSAEESFPDNNPADIETTVLTEVTENHQKIEPQRTRKRQRQPSKAEKRKKGRNSGLPYIDSKGKNVAGKVFEHFDCQCKKKCPVNINELEGKKIFDSFWKLSSFEKQNVFMCGLISQNKPQNRRPRSGAKAPKSSSNVYRFQVGGTSINVCKQFFLKTLAVSDGRMTRAVKKIRENNDPGIDNRGHHSPANKTSEIQEKAVCDHISSFPSYQSHYTREHNPNRRFLPTNINVTIMYNLYKERCIEENQDPVSLNVYRRIFNNKFNLHFHAPLKDTCNKCDALKFKIASASAQEKGNLEIEKG from the exons ATGGAATCAGATTttagtgaagaagaagatgtttaTGACAGTGATGGATGGAAACCTCATGATGAACAAAATAGCAGTTCTGCTG AGGAGAGTTTTCCAGACAACAATCCTGCTGATATTGAGACTACAGTATTAACAGAAGTGACTGAGAATCATCAAAAAATTGAACCTCAAAGGACAAGGAAACGACAGAGACAGCCCTCCAAAGCAGAGAAACGGAAGAAAGGTCGAAATTCTGGATTGCCATACATCGACTCCAAGGGGAAAAATGTGGCTGGTAAAGTGTTTGAACATTTTGACTGTCAATGCAAGAAAAAGTGTCCTGTGAACATAAATGAACTTGAAGGTAAGAAAATATTTGACAGCTTCTGGAAACTCAGTTCTTTCGAGAAGCAGAATGTTTTCATGTGTGGCCTTATTAGTCAAAACAAGCCTCAAAACAGACGACCCAGGAGTGGAGCTAAAGCACCTAAATCATCTTCAAATGTGTATAGATTCCAAGTAGGTGGAACTAGCATTAATGTAtgcaaacaattttttttgaaaacgtTAGCTGTCTCTGATGGGAGGATGACAAGAGCAGTGaaaaaaattcgagaaaataatgATCCTGGAATTGATAATAGGGGGCACCACTCTCCTGCAAATAAAACATCTGAAATCCAGGAGAAAGCAGTATGTgatcatatttcttcatttccATCATACCAATCCCATTACACCAGGGAACACAATCCGAACAGAAGGTTTCTACCAACTAATATTAATGTAACAATAATGTACAATCTGTACAAGGAGAGATGTATTGAAGAGAACCAAGATCCAGtgagtttgaatgtttataGAAGAATCTTCAATAACAAGTTCAACCTTCATTTTCATGCACCATTGAAGGACACGTGCAACAAATGTGAtgcattgaaatttaaaatagctTCTGCTAGTGCTCAAGAAAAAggcaatttagaaattgagaaaGGCTGA